In Fervidobacterium nodosum Rt17-B1, one genomic interval encodes:
- a CDS encoding flagellar hook-length control protein FliK: MINIVNLTKLIQSQPPEVANEILKKLENQKEYGNKPFEEILKEIIEQLNSTKEETKKYQSVQQNIQANKLEKNSSEINKLQVDKAKNENEIDSIFENKNILKSNENSKEMENTTKETLEKNVITEKSEQMEPMKIYNEDKNEENSVEMEQQIKLTEKDIEFLNKELSKLQSETEKTDRKPILIASSERFEPKTQTNQSAIIQNDYNALTEKAEEKLQIPNQKQVSKINITPEKPEKVETQNVDKNPKKENGVMEKSNNKSVLDKNTDNFFVLDNQKYTKENMDKLVNRIPKSYGNNSETKNPKNETKNIQNNQVKVASNKNPQKNENLLEKSNENKNQEAYIQVNSSQDKLEKIHTNSPETLTKEKSKIIYKEDYIKQPNQKTTNENKKDYISQFSTSYITNISTSSNTQKDTIQNTKVGNININVNYQSQSSNGKKENYVKQNDLITSNNDIKNVLNEINNIVIAFNNLNMSSQTNQADQSNLKNKTILNYVANYVNEITKQEQKQQNSNILDLSVNTNIKPKNLAQNVQEKYEDNEIISDLSKSIIQLKAIVDIANLENLNIKNTKYTDSKSSFQTSVKTSDPTFIINPHSTIIKNSTDFSSGNLNNSKNSQINPYSDNSKNDFQNELRNNTYETSKNNLEVKSLKIEYNNKNQQKMESDIEKSNYEDRPKVSNKFIERLAEMTYRNLEQKNDVSSTTQTNRFELAERLQSSRNLEQIYEKIREFSLSNRIEERVQMKLLPENLGNLDIEMRKEGKQITLLFIAENEKAKDTIEKNIHILRDRLSNLDLEVKNVEIKTKEEEKYYEHERNDHQNSQQQRNEENQKRKYTYEEVIEDDDERKLDV; this comes from the coding sequence TTGATTAACATTGTAAATTTAACAAAGTTGATTCAATCTCAACCACCAGAGGTTGCCAATGAGATATTAAAAAAATTAGAAAATCAAAAAGAATATGGTAATAAACCATTTGAAGAAATTCTTAAGGAAATAATAGAACAGCTAAATTCCACAAAAGAAGAAACTAAAAAATATCAAAGTGTTCAACAAAACATTCAAGCTAATAAACTTGAAAAGAATTCTTCTGAAATTAATAAATTGCAAGTCGATAAGGCAAAAAATGAAAATGAAATAGATAGCATATTTGAGAATAAAAATATCTTAAAAAGTAATGAAAATTCTAAAGAAATGGAGAATACTACAAAAGAAACCTTAGAAAAAAATGTAATCACTGAAAAATCTGAGCAAATGGAACCGATGAAAATATATAACGAGGATAAAAATGAAGAAAATAGTGTTGAAATGGAACAACAAATTAAGTTAACGGAAAAAGATATTGAATTTTTAAATAAGGAATTATCAAAATTACAAAGTGAAACTGAAAAAACAGACCGCAAGCCCATACTAATTGCTTCTTCCGAAAGGTTTGAACCAAAAACGCAAACAAACCAAAGTGCTATCATACAAAACGATTATAACGCACTTACAGAAAAAGCAGAGGAAAAATTACAAATCCCTAATCAAAAACAAGTTTCAAAGATAAATATTACACCAGAAAAACCAGAAAAAGTAGAAACTCAAAACGTTGATAAAAATCCTAAAAAAGAAAATGGCGTTATGGAAAAGTCAAATAATAAGTCTGTATTAGATAAAAATACAGATAATTTTTTTGTGCTTGATAATCAAAAATACACAAAAGAGAATATGGATAAATTAGTCAATAGAATTCCAAAAAGTTATGGCAATAATTCTGAAACCAAAAACCCAAAAAATGAAACGAAAAATATACAGAATAATCAAGTAAAAGTAGCTTCAAACAAAAACCCACAGAAAAATGAGAATTTATTAGAAAAGTCGAATGAAAACAAAAATCAAGAAGCTTATATTCAAGTCAATAGCTCACAAGATAAACTTGAGAAAATCCACACCAATTCTCCAGAAACACTCACAAAAGAAAAATCAAAAATAATTTATAAAGAAGACTATATTAAGCAACCTAACCAAAAAACAACAAATGAAAATAAGAAAGATTACATTTCGCAATTTTCAACAAGCTATATTACCAATATATCAACCTCATCTAATACACAAAAAGATACGATTCAAAACACTAAAGTTGGTAATATCAATATCAACGTTAACTACCAATCTCAAAGTTCAAATGGCAAAAAAGAAAACTATGTTAAGCAAAACGATTTGATAACATCAAACAATGACATCAAAAATGTACTAAATGAAATAAACAATATTGTTATTGCTTTTAATAATCTCAATATGTCATCCCAAACCAACCAAGCAGATCAAAGCAATCTAAAAAATAAAACAATTCTCAACTATGTTGCCAACTATGTTAATGAAATCACCAAACAGGAACAGAAACAACAAAATTCAAATATTCTAGATTTAAGTGTAAATACTAATATAAAACCTAAGAATCTTGCACAAAATGTCCAAGAGAAATATGAAGACAATGAAATAATTTCAGATCTTTCAAAATCGATAATTCAACTTAAAGCCATTGTAGATATAGCTAACTTAGAAAATTTAAATATTAAAAACACCAAATATACAGACTCAAAATCATCTTTCCAAACGAGCGTTAAGACGAGTGACCCTACTTTTATTATTAATCCACATTCAACCATTATCAAAAATTCTACAGATTTTTCAAGTGGTAATTTAAATAATTCAAAAAATTCACAAATAAACCCATATTCTGACAATTCTAAAAATGATTTTCAAAATGAATTAAGGAATAACACCTACGAAACATCGAAAAATAATTTAGAAGTAAAATCTCTAAAGATTGAGTACAACAATAAAAATCAGCAAAAAATGGAATCAGATATTGAAAAATCAAATTATGAAGACAGACCAAAAGTTTCAAACAAATTCATAGAAAGACTTGCGGAAATGACTTACAGAAATTTAGAGCAAAAAAATGACGTATCATCTACTACTCAAACTAATAGGTTTGAGTTAGCAGAACGACTTCAATCTTCAAGAAACCTTGAGCAAATTTATGAAAAGATTAGAGAATTTTCATTATCAAATAGAATTGAGGAACGAGTCCAAATGAAATTGTTACCAGAAAATCTTGGAAATCTCGATATAGAAATGAGAAAAGAAGGTAAACAAATAACACTTCTTTTCATAGCAGAAAATGAAAAAGCTAAAGATACAATCGAGAAGAATATACACATCTTGCGTGATAGATTAAGTAACTTAGATCTTGAAGTAAAAAATGTAGAGATTAAAACCAAGGAAGAAGAAAAATATTACGAACATGAAAGAAATGACCATCAAAATTCACAACAACAACGAAATGAAGAAAATCAAAAAAGAAAATACACCTACGAAGAGGTGATTGAAGATGATGATGAACGTAAACTCGATGTCTAA
- a CDS encoding coiled-coil domain-containing protein: protein MQKRAKILTILFGIIFAIALVFILFLYGYSTFLEKQIYGEGASVFQGWRSYVSYLFSKIPFVKNFINYEGLEVMTAREYFEKIYENYSAQLEEKIKEIENREKELSSKEAKVDNLINSIKAIEESWKEKKLKEEISKVEDTISLKRLQDIVDTFVNSDAAQLRRLMNADNMSVDTLALVFSKLAPDVRAEMVQELTAVNPVKAAQVLEKMGGVDQIISDIDFKIEELKNTISDLVNTEAELVTLSGFSKGLSSFLNKMSYEELWNFILKIKSRPDLVFYLLSNVDHQTMVRLLKDIKDNDEQLFIEIINKGVRF from the coding sequence ATGCAAAAAAGAGCAAAAATTTTAACTATACTTTTCGGTATTATTTTCGCTATAGCTCTTGTCTTTATATTATTTTTATACGGTTATTCAACTTTCCTTGAAAAACAAATTTACGGAGAAGGCGCAAGTGTATTCCAAGGGTGGAGAAGTTATGTGAGTTATCTTTTCTCCAAAATACCATTTGTAAAAAATTTTATAAATTACGAAGGTTTAGAAGTAATGACCGCTAGAGAGTATTTCGAAAAAATATATGAAAATTACAGTGCACAACTAGAGGAAAAAATAAAAGAAATCGAAAACAGAGAAAAAGAACTTTCATCAAAAGAAGCCAAAGTCGATAATTTGATTAATTCAATAAAGGCTATAGAGGAAAGTTGGAAGGAAAAAAAGCTTAAGGAAGAAATAAGCAAGGTTGAAGATACGATTAGTCTAAAAAGATTGCAAGACATAGTTGATACATTTGTGAATTCAGATGCGGCACAGTTGAGAAGACTTATGAACGCAGATAATATGTCAGTAGATACACTCGCGCTTGTATTTTCAAAACTAGCTCCCGATGTAAGGGCAGAAATGGTACAAGAACTTACAGCAGTAAATCCTGTAAAAGCAGCTCAAGTTTTAGAAAAAATGGGAGGAGTAGACCAAATAATAAGCGATATAGATTTCAAAATAGAAGAATTAAAAAACACAATTTCCGATTTGGTAAATACAGAAGCAGAATTAGTTACGCTCAGTGGTTTTAGTAAAGGTTTATCTTCTTTCTTGAATAAAATGAGTTATGAGGAACTCTGGAATTTTATCTTGAAGATAAAATCAAGACCGGATTTAGTATTTTATTTACTATCGAACGTCGACCACCAAACAATGGTTAGGTTACTTAAAGACATTAAAGACAACGACGAACAACTATTTATAGAAATAATAAACAAGGGAGTGAGATTTTGA
- the fusA gene encoding elongation factor G has translation MVAKDKRTVVLVGHNGSGKSALMVSALNLGGFNVTKKDIDSDPIEVQRGASINSHVGTFKYEGKQITLIDTPGFSDFIGEVISAVFVSENVLSVVNATAGVEIQTERTWALANEMEKPIMVFVNQMDKERASFDNSIASLKERFEAKIVPVVYPIGQEASFKGIVDLLSGKAYIYENGKAKETDIPADLKDKVEEVKMSIMEDIVSLDDALMEKYFAEEPISAEELWNALRKGFIERQIVPIFAGSAEKNIGVDFLLKAINALGASPLEVKPYKAKLESGDEVEIIPSETDPLVGYTFKAVVDPFVGKLSFIKIISGNMKPGDAFNNVTRGTQEKAGHLYFAKGKETYEIEEVSCGDIVVLPKLKDSGVKDTITHKDRKLTIISPEYPEPMISKSVNPKSKSDIDKISNGLSRLADSDPTFAWEFDPETSETVISGIGGMHLDVMVERLKNIFGVDVEVGKPKIAYRETILGRAESEHKHKKQSGGHGQYGHVKILLEPAERGTGFEFVDKIVGGVIPRNFIPSVEKGIREAMKKGVLAAYPVVDVRVTLFDGSYHEVDSSDISFQIAAIQAFKKGMQQAKPVLLEPVMYVEVFTPDENAGDVMGDISSRRGRPMGMEPAGKGITVVKAEVPLAEMLDFQGRLSSITSGRGYFTMKFEKYDVVPPNIQEKIIAERKKYLEEQAEE, from the coding sequence ATGGTTGCGAAGGATAAACGCACAGTAGTGCTTGTAGGGCATAACGGTTCCGGTAAATCTGCTTTAATGGTTAGCGCGTTAAACCTCGGAGGTTTTAACGTAACAAAAAAAGATATCGATTCAGATCCTATTGAAGTCCAAAGAGGAGCAAGTATTAACTCGCATGTTGGAACATTTAAATACGAAGGCAAACAAATTACATTGATTGATACACCGGGTTTCAGTGATTTTATAGGTGAAGTTATAAGCGCGGTATTTGTTTCAGAAAACGTTCTAAGTGTTGTAAACGCAACAGCTGGCGTTGAAATTCAAACAGAAAGAACATGGGCTCTAGCAAATGAAATGGAAAAGCCCATTATGGTTTTTGTCAACCAAATGGATAAAGAAAGAGCAAGCTTTGATAATTCCATTGCTTCATTGAAAGAAAGATTTGAAGCTAAAATAGTTCCAGTTGTTTACCCAATAGGTCAAGAAGCAAGTTTTAAAGGTATCGTTGACTTACTATCAGGAAAAGCCTATATATATGAAAATGGAAAGGCCAAAGAAACAGATATCCCTGCAGATTTGAAAGACAAAGTAGAAGAAGTTAAAATGTCAATAATGGAAGACATTGTCTCTCTTGACGATGCGTTGATGGAAAAATATTTTGCAGAAGAACCAATATCTGCGGAAGAGCTTTGGAATGCTTTGAGAAAAGGTTTTATTGAAAGACAAATTGTACCTATCTTCGCAGGTTCAGCTGAGAAAAACATAGGAGTTGATTTCTTACTTAAAGCGATTAACGCACTAGGTGCATCACCTCTTGAAGTCAAACCTTACAAAGCGAAATTGGAAAGTGGCGATGAAGTAGAAATAATTCCATCGGAAACAGATCCGCTTGTAGGATACACATTTAAAGCGGTTGTTGACCCATTTGTTGGTAAGTTGAGTTTTATTAAAATAATATCTGGAAATATGAAACCTGGAGATGCATTCAACAACGTTACAAGAGGGACTCAAGAAAAAGCAGGCCACTTATACTTTGCAAAAGGTAAGGAAACATATGAAATAGAAGAAGTCTCATGTGGTGATATCGTTGTTCTTCCAAAATTAAAGGATAGCGGAGTTAAAGACACAATAACACACAAAGATAGAAAACTTACGATAATTTCTCCAGAATATCCAGAACCAATGATTTCAAAGAGTGTCAATCCAAAATCAAAGTCAGATATAGATAAAATCAGTAACGGTCTTAGCAGACTTGCCGATTCAGACCCAACGTTTGCATGGGAATTTGACCCAGAAACATCCGAAACTGTTATTTCAGGTATCGGTGGAATGCACCTTGACGTAATGGTTGAAAGATTGAAGAACATATTTGGTGTCGATGTCGAAGTTGGTAAACCAAAGATAGCATACAGAGAAACAATTTTAGGTAGAGCGGAATCCGAACACAAACACAAAAAACAATCTGGTGGACATGGTCAATACGGACACGTAAAAATATTGCTCGAACCAGCTGAAAGAGGAACCGGTTTTGAATTTGTTGATAAGATCGTTGGTGGAGTTATACCAAGAAACTTTATTCCATCCGTTGAAAAAGGTATTAGAGAAGCTATGAAGAAAGGTGTATTGGCGGCTTACCCTGTCGTCGATGTCAGAGTTACACTCTTCGATGGTTCATACCACGAAGTTGACTCTTCAGATATTTCATTCCAAATTGCCGCTATACAAGCTTTCAAAAAAGGTATGCAACAAGCAAAGCCTGTTTTACTTGAACCTGTGATGTACGTAGAAGTATTTACACCAGATGAAAATGCGGGAGATGTCATGGGCGATATCAGCTCAAGAAGAGGAAGACCTATGGGAATGGAACCTGCGGGTAAAGGTATTACCGTTGTAAAAGCAGAAGTACCACTTGCGGAAATGTTAGATTTCCAAGGAAGGCTTTCATCAATAACAAGTGGTAGAGGATACTTTACTATGAAATTTGAAAAGTACGACGTTGTTCCACCAAATATCCAAGAAAAAATTATAGCCGAACGTAAGAAATATCTTGAAGAACAAGCTGAAGAATAA
- a CDS encoding dihydrofolate reductase family protein, with the protein MRVRLLAVTDIHGVIATMESDDISWGSREDKALFKEITTSSGVVVMGRKTFESIGKKLPNRFNVVLTKKTIEYFENLDYKPDLILSCSSREAVETLNKMGYNDICVIGGQSVFTQFLNEGIVTDIHLTIEPVILPGNFYLFSNEITRKFDLILQNIRKLNDVGTINIHYIIKY; encoded by the coding sequence ATGCGCGTAAGGCTTTTAGCTGTCACAGATATCCACGGTGTTATAGCTACAATGGAAAGCGATGACATTAGTTGGGGGAGTAGAGAAGATAAGGCTTTATTTAAAGAAATTACCACAAGTTCTGGCGTTGTAGTTATGGGGCGAAAGACATTTGAAAGCATTGGAAAAAAACTCCCTAATAGATTTAATGTTGTGTTGACTAAAAAAACAATTGAATATTTTGAAAATTTAGATTATAAACCTGATTTAATACTATCTTGTAGTTCTCGTGAGGCGGTTGAAACATTAAATAAGATGGGATATAATGATATTTGCGTTATTGGTGGTCAAAGTGTTTTCACTCAATTTCTAAATGAAGGTATAGTTACTGACATCCATCTTACCATTGAACCTGTAATTTTACCCGGCAATTTTTACTTATTTTCCAATGAAATCACAAGAAAATTCGATTTAATTCTACAAAATATAAGGAAATTGAACGATGTTGGGACAATAAACATACATTACATTATAAAATACTGA
- the groL gene encoding chaperonin GroEL (60 kDa chaperone family; promotes refolding of misfolded polypeptides especially under stressful conditions; forms two stacked rings of heptamers to form a barrel-shaped 14mer; ends can be capped by GroES; misfolded proteins enter the barrel where they are refolded when GroES binds), producing MAKLLRYSEEARRSLEAGVDAVANAVKITLGPKGRNVVIEKSWGSPTITNDGVSIAKEIELEDKFANLGAQLVKEVASKTNDVAGDGTTTATVLAQAMIKEGLKMVAAGANPILIKKGIDKATSKVVEEIKKISKKLSSTEDIAHVASISANSEEIGKLIAEAMEKVGEDGVITVEDSKTIDTYVEFTEGMQFDRGYISPYFVTDPEKMEVVYNEPFILITDRKLSNVKPLIPILEKVAQTGRPLVIIAEDVEGEVLTTLVLNKLKGTLNTVAVKAPGFGDRRKAMLQDIAILTGGIVASEEVGINLEDLTLQDLGRADVVRVKKDETIIVGGKGKPEEIKKRVAQIKAQIEQTTSEYEKETLQERMAKLAGGVAVIKVGAATETELKEKKHRIEDALSATRAAVEEGIVPGGGITLLRARKVLEPVLNELTGDEKLGAQIVYNALEAPIRQIALNAGYDGAIIIHNVLSKDDVAYGFDALKGEYCNMYERGIIDPAKVTRSALQNAASIAGMLLTTEVLVVEKPEEKKPAAPEMPEY from the coding sequence ATGGCAAAGTTATTAAGATACAGTGAAGAAGCAAGAAGGTCATTAGAAGCAGGTGTAGATGCAGTCGCTAATGCAGTTAAGATTACATTGGGTCCAAAAGGTAGAAATGTTGTTATTGAAAAATCATGGGGCAGCCCAACAATTACAAATGATGGTGTCTCTATAGCAAAAGAAATTGAATTAGAAGACAAATTTGCAAATCTTGGTGCACAACTTGTTAAAGAAGTTGCAAGCAAGACTAATGATGTTGCTGGTGACGGTACAACAACGGCTACAGTTCTTGCTCAAGCGATGATTAAAGAAGGACTCAAGATGGTAGCAGCTGGCGCAAATCCGATATTGATTAAAAAAGGTATCGACAAAGCAACATCAAAGGTTGTTGAAGAGATTAAGAAAATTTCAAAGAAACTTTCAAGCACAGAGGATATCGCACACGTCGCATCAATCAGTGCAAATAGTGAAGAAATTGGTAAATTAATCGCAGAAGCAATGGAAAAAGTTGGCGAAGATGGAGTTATCACAGTCGAAGATAGCAAAACAATTGATACTTACGTTGAATTTACAGAAGGTATGCAATTCGACAGAGGTTACATCTCACCATACTTTGTAACAGACCCAGAAAAGATGGAAGTCGTTTACAATGAACCATTCATACTCATCACAGATAGAAAACTTTCAAACGTTAAACCGCTCATCCCTATTCTTGAAAAAGTAGCTCAAACAGGAAGACCACTTGTAATTATCGCAGAAGATGTTGAAGGTGAAGTTCTCACAACGTTAGTTCTCAACAAACTCAAGGGAACACTTAACACCGTAGCAGTTAAAGCTCCTGGCTTCGGTGACAGAAGAAAAGCAATGTTACAAGATATAGCAATTCTCACAGGTGGTATTGTAGCAAGCGAAGAAGTTGGAATTAACCTCGAAGACCTCACACTCCAAGACCTTGGTAGAGCAGACGTTGTAAGAGTTAAGAAAGACGAAACAATAATTGTCGGCGGAAAAGGCAAGCCAGAAGAAATCAAGAAGAGAGTTGCACAAATCAAAGCACAAATCGAGCAAACAACAAGCGAATACGAAAAAGAAACACTCCAAGAAAGAATGGCAAAATTAGCTGGTGGTGTCGCAGTAATTAAGGTTGGTGCAGCAACAGAAACAGAACTTAAAGAAAAGAAACACAGAATTGAAGACGCACTCAGCGCAACAAGAGCAGCTGTTGAAGAAGGTATCGTCCCTGGCGGTGGAATTACATTACTTAGAGCAAGAAAAGTTCTTGAACCAGTTCTCAATGAACTTACCGGTGACGAAAAACTCGGTGCTCAAATAGTCTACAATGCTCTCGAAGCACCAATTAGACAAATCGCTCTCAACGCAGGTTACGATGGTGCAATAATTATCCACAACGTACTTTCAAAAGATGATGTAGCATACGGTTTTGATGCCCTTAAAGGTGAATACTGTAACATGTACGAACGTGGAATTATCGACCCAGCAAAGGTTACAAGAAGCGCTCTACAAAACGCAGCATCAATTGCGGGTATGCTCCTTACAACAGAAGTGCTCGTAGTTGAAAAACCAGAAGAAAAGAAACCAGCAGCACCTGAAATGCCAGAATATTAA
- the groES gene encoding co-chaperone GroES, translated as MKVKPLGERLLIKPIIEEKKTAGGIVLPDAAKEKPMKAEIVEVGKLPEDCQLKVGDKVIYNKYSGTEIKIDDEDYIIIDVSDILAKIEE; from the coding sequence ATGAAAGTGAAACCACTCGGTGAAAGGTTACTTATTAAGCCCATCATTGAAGAAAAAAAGACAGCAGGTGGAATTGTCCTTCCAGATGCCGCAAAAGAAAAACCCATGAAAGCAGAGATTGTTGAAGTTGGTAAACTTCCTGAGGATTGCCAACTCAAAGTTGGAGATAAGGTAATTTACAACAAGTACTCTGGCACGGAAATAAAGATAGATGATGAAGATTACATCATCATTGATGTAAGCGATATTTTAGCAAAAATAGAAGAGTAA
- a CDS encoding PQQ-binding-like beta-propeller repeat protein, which produces MNKRKQFSFLFFVLISAFFVQTFAALNTSGLWSTTKYSWVLPGKYGPGVIAKNGGNLLVLSKDGAVYELQMSGAMVALGQVSGINNVVAPPTYVENGSNKYLIWVTAQETAQNKLNVLKINGSFGTPESFNIDGSAYGLVAYANGANLVIITATMKGTVYKVTFDGTNFTPSSVTVGGPVKVPPLMSPSKDKVYILTQNGKFYSINVAAFSTPNLILSIGDEFSTPMAMDESGFIYALSTAGYLYKIDPSGSENHVRFLSASNSSGPLIDGEGYIYIFGDNGKVAALNKNLLKLGEYSIGQQITTTPAIVKGRDGITYLIIPSSSTGGTGKITILSFNPTRGVFSKEWEVTTTSTFPISAAVNVAPLGALHNDNYYFATATNDGTIYAWQFDAIGPYGVWAMYGQNINHTGFVDSASGSFKKRIFITAKEGFYGKELSGALFNNTGTYGLLYDAKLINPDNTIAVTLSNLRTNETNLAKIPEGIPGSQKLEVKFATPTGGLLLFTPSFSVQGGSKPTVDSTFTFRFWKTGQNEYEGSEGDNPAILTYMFNDRYLTVFTDATYTFYIYNKYPLQTNSEATDSIDVKFDYNTYRSNPNSAVHTVDANTNYQGQQWYAYKWVVYQWNPDDPRGFEKNTYYDKDSIRLPIKGPAYIEIYYAQLSATVTLLLPEFAIGKTRAYLFLDAATNSIAYNIDLKPLSGITIDSVLSEEFANNVSKVNSLSFVRPTELKYTLNSMENPLPGTTRVATIVVNLNFPEKTTFESNGDSLFLQKFDLYGYAQIQGQLVDPENLRAKRVFKTNKYLYVVGDFNGDFVVDINDWNLFVNVLGTTVSGNDLIYNIGPREDFNPPYPNYTNYRAGYLTDTTNDITESDLYYFTTMFGFAVPESERVK; this is translated from the coding sequence ATGAATAAAAGAAAACAGTTCTCTTTCTTGTTTTTTGTCCTTATTTCAGCATTTTTCGTACAAACTTTTGCTGCACTTAACACTTCAGGTTTATGGTCAACTACGAAGTACAGTTGGGTTCTTCCTGGAAAATACGGTCCGGGGGTTATAGCAAAGAACGGCGGCAACTTATTGGTACTTTCCAAGGATGGAGCGGTTTACGAACTTCAAATGTCTGGTGCTATGGTTGCTTTAGGTCAAGTTAGTGGTATAAACAACGTTGTTGCACCACCAACGTATGTAGAAAATGGTTCTAATAAGTATCTTATATGGGTAACAGCTCAGGAAACAGCACAAAATAAACTGAATGTTTTAAAAATAAATGGTTCATTTGGAACGCCAGAATCTTTTAATATTGATGGTTCTGCTTACGGGCTTGTCGCTTACGCTAATGGAGCAAATTTAGTTATAATTACCGCAACGATGAAAGGAACGGTTTACAAAGTAACGTTTGATGGTACTAACTTTACTCCTAGTTCCGTTACTGTTGGTGGACCTGTAAAAGTTCCGCCACTTATGAGTCCTTCCAAAGATAAAGTTTATATTTTAACGCAAAATGGAAAATTTTACAGTATTAATGTCGCAGCATTCAGTACTCCTAATCTTATTCTTTCTATCGGTGATGAATTTTCAACACCTATGGCTATGGACGAAAGCGGTTTCATATATGCTCTAAGTACGGCAGGATATCTTTATAAGATTGATCCTTCTGGGTCGGAAAATCACGTACGTTTCTTATCAGCTTCGAACAGTTCAGGCCCTCTTATAGATGGTGAAGGATATATCTACATATTTGGTGATAATGGTAAAGTTGCTGCGCTAAACAAAAATTTGCTTAAACTTGGTGAATACTCCATCGGTCAGCAGATAACAACGACGCCAGCTATAGTGAAAGGGCGTGATGGGATAACTTACCTGATAATTCCCTCTTCTTCGACAGGTGGTACTGGAAAAATAACTATACTTAGTTTTAATCCTACAAGGGGTGTATTTTCCAAAGAATGGGAGGTAACTACAACAAGTACATTCCCAATAAGCGCTGCTGTTAACGTTGCACCACTTGGAGCTCTTCACAATGATAATTACTATTTTGCAACGGCAACGAACGATGGAACAATTTACGCATGGCAGTTTGATGCAATAGGGCCATACGGTGTTTGGGCAATGTACGGTCAGAATATAAACCACACAGGTTTTGTTGACTCAGCTTCTGGGTCATTTAAAAAGAGAATATTCATAACCGCCAAAGAAGGATTTTATGGAAAAGAATTGAGTGGAGCGTTATTCAATAATACAGGTACTTATGGACTACTTTACGATGCAAAATTAATAAATCCAGATAATACAATTGCTGTAACTCTTTCTAATTTAAGAACGAATGAAACAAACTTAGCTAAAATTCCAGAAGGAATACCAGGATCTCAAAAACTCGAAGTAAAGTTCGCTACGCCAACCGGTGGATTATTATTATTTACTCCATCGTTTAGTGTTCAAGGAGGTTCTAAACCAACCGTTGACTCGACTTTTACTTTCAGATTTTGGAAAACGGGACAAAATGAATATGAAGGTTCTGAGGGAGATAATCCAGCCATATTAACTTACATGTTCAACGATAGGTATTTAACTGTTTTTACGGATGCTACTTACACCTTCTATATTTATAATAAATATCCATTGCAAACAAATAGTGAGGCTACAGATTCTATTGATGTTAAATTTGATTATAACACTTATCGTTCAAATCCAAATAGTGCAGTACACACTGTTGACGCTAACACAAATTATCAAGGTCAACAGTGGTATGCGTACAAATGGGTTGTCTATCAGTGGAACCCAGATGACCCAAGAGGTTTTGAGAAGAATACTTATTACGACAAAGATAGTATCCGGTTACCTATAAAAGGTCCTGCTTACATTGAGATTTATTACGCGCAACTCAGTGCAACAGTTACTTTGTTATTGCCTGAGTTCGCAATCGGGAAAACTCGCGCTTATCTGTTCTTGGATGCTGCAACTAACTCTATAGCATACAACATTGATTTAAAACCGTTATCTGGTATAACAATAGATAGTGTATTATCTGAGGAATTTGCGAACAATGTATCCAAAGTGAATTCACTAAGTTTTGTTAGGCCAACAGAATTGAAATACACTTTGAATAGTATGGAAAATCCGCTTCCTGGAACAACAAGGGTAGCAACTATCGTTGTCAACTTAAACTTCCCGGAGAAAACAACATTTGAATCAAATGGTGATAGCTTATTTTTGCAGAAATTTGACTTATATGGTTACGCACAAATTCAAGGTCAGTTGGTTGATCCAGAAAACTTAAGGGCAAAACGTGTATTTAAAACTAACAAATACCTTTATGTTGTTGGCGATTTCAACGGTGATTTTGTAGTGGATATAAATGACTGGAACTTATTTGTGAATGTGCTAGGTACTACGGTGTCTGGAAACGATTTGATTTATAACATAGGACCGAGAGAAGATTTCAACCCGCCATATCCAAATTATACGAATTACAGGGCAGGTTACTTGACAGATACGACAAATGATATAACGGAATCTGATTTGTACTATTTCACAACAATGTTTGGTTTTGCTGTTCCTGAAAGTGAAAGGGTTAAATAA